From the bacterium genome, the window GCTCGAAGGCGCGCTGTACATTCCTCTCGCCGAGTCGCGTGGGTGACCGTCACGGCGCTCACGGGAGTTCGAGTTCTGGACCTCGCGGATGAATCGGCCGCGTTCGCGACGCGTATCCTGGCGGATCTAGGTGCGGACGTCATCAAAGTGGAACCGCCCGGCGGAAGTCGCACGCGCAGCCGCGCGCCTTTTCTAGACGGTATTCCCGGCCCGGAGCGCAGCTTCTTTCATTTGTACCACGATGCGAACAAGCGCTCTGTCGTGATCGATCGCGCCAGTGATGCCGGCGAAGCCCAGTTTCGAAATCTCGTGTGTTCAGCTGATGTTCTCGTGGAGACGGCGGCGCCCGCGCAGCGGGACGAGTTGCGCCTCGAATCTGAGCGGCTTCGCTCCTGGAATCCCCGACTGATTCACGCTTCCGTTCCCGCTTTTGCATCGGACGGAGAGTGGGCCGACTGGCGTGGAAACGATCTGATTGCGGGTGCGGCCAGCGGACTGGTCTGGGTATCCGGTGACGTGCGATCCGCGCCGCTGCAGGGCTCGGCTCGACCTGCATACGCGATGGCCAGTCTGGCGGCTGCGACGGGGGTGATGGTGGCTCTCTCCAGTCGCGATCGATCTTCGAGTTGCGGAGCTCACTTCGAAGTTTCCTTGCAGGAGGCCGCCTGCATGGCCGCGATCCAGACGGCGACGCCAACCTTCTGGTCGTGGTTCGGTCGGGTTCCCGGACGTCCGGGGCTTTCCAATGCGCTGCGCTGCAAGGACGGCGGTTACGTAGGCGTGTTGATCCGGCCGGCGGGATTCGAACTCTTTCTCGACTGGGTCGAAGAAGCCGGCATCGAAACCACACTCACTCCAGAAGATGCCCACTATGCAGAGACCGGCGCGCCCAGGCGCGGCAATCCCGTTTCGGCTGCAACTCTGGAACTCGCCGCACGCTACGGGAGAGACGCATTCGCGGAGCGCGCAGGGCGTGCGCAGATCGTATGTCTGCCGATCCTCGATTTTCCGAGCATGGAGACGCATCCCCACTATCAGGCGAACGAACAGTTTCTCGAGGTCGAGCACGCTTCACTCGGCCGGACGCTCGGCTTTCCGCGCAGCCCGGTCGACGCAATGGAACAGGATGTAGACCTCGGCCGTGCACCCCTTCTCGACGAGCACGGCCCGGAGATCGCGAGGGAACTCGCCTCGCTCAAAACGGGGTCTGCCGAGCCGCAGCCTGAACCACCGCGGTCCGCTGAGCCGGGTCCGAGGTTTGATCCCCTGCGGGCCCTCGCCGGAGTTCGCGTCGTCGACTTCTGCTGGGTACTCGCAGGACCGATCGGAACTCGACTGCTCGCTAGTTTCGGCGCCGATGTGATTCGCGTCGAGTCGACTCGCCACGCCGATGGAATGCGGTTTTCGGCGGGGCCTGATGGGAAACCCGACGCCACTCTGGGCGGTCTGTTCAATACCGCCAATGCCGGGAAACGTTCACTCAGCATCGATCTGTCGACGGAGCGGGGTCGAGAAGTCGTGCGCCGTCTGGTGGCCGGGGCGGATGTCGTTACCAACAACTATCGGCCGGGCGCCCTCGAGCGCATGGGTTTCGGTTATGAGTCCCTGTGCCAGATTCGACCGGACATCATTCTCTTGAACCTTCCGGGTACGCACAAAGACGGACCGTGGCGCGATCGACCGACCATGGGAAACGTCGTGATGGCCGCTTCGGGGTTCAACACTCTCATGGGCTTTCCCGACGAACGGCCCCGCGGTATCGGCGTTGCGTATCCGGACTTCACTTCACCCTACCTATTGGCCACGACCGTGATGGCGGCCTTGCGTCAGCGCGAACGCACCGGAAAGGGTCAGGAACTCGATCTATCCCAGCTATCGGCGACCATCTCCTTGCTGGGTGCGGAGTGGATGCAGTACCGCGCCACCGGCGTCCAGCCACCACCCGCTGCCAATCGAGATGCGAACTACTGTCCCCATGGCGTGTATCCGACACGCGGGGAAGATGAGTGGTGTGCGGTTGCGATCGAGGACGATGCTGCCTGGACTCGACTCTGCACCCAGATGAACCGATCTGAACTGTCGACCGATCCCCGGTTTGCCACGCATTTTGCCCGCAAGGCCAACGAGGATGAACTCGATGAGATCGTCCGCCGTTTCAGCGAGGGCCTGGACCGCTGGGAACTCGCCGCGCGCCTGCAAGCCGACGGAATCGCCGCATCTCCTGTCGAGAATCTCCGCGATACCTTCGAGCGCGACCCGCAATTGCGCCCGCACTACCAGATCGTGCGACAACCCGTAGCGCCTGAACTCGACATCCCCATCGATCGCGATGCGATCCGTTTTGACGGTGTCGACCAGCGCTTGACTCGCGCGCCCATGCTGGGAGAGCACAACGAGGCGGTCTTGTGTGACCTTCTGGACATGAGCGACGAGGAGTACCAGCAGTTGCGGGTCGATGGGGTGCTCGTCTAGCCCGCGCGGAATGGACTTGCACGGGGGCGGTGAAAGCGAGATCCTTCCAACGCGAGAACGCGCACGCGAAGGAGGTTCCATGAGTCTTTTGGCACGAATTTCTACAGCCCGAGCGGCGATGAAGGAACTTGCGGAGGATCCGGAGAAGACCGAGAAGGTCTTCGTCATCGTCGAGGCCCTCTCTGGAAAGAACTCGCAACGCCTGTTGCGCAGTATCAGGCAGGATCCTGCGGGTATACGTCTGCTTCGCGAACGTCCCGTCTTCGATACTTCGACGTGCGATCTCGACGACCTGCTCGCGCTTCCGGCTGGAAGTTTTGGGCGTACCTTCGCAGAGTGGATGACGTTGAACGGATTCGAACCGGGATTGATGGAGAGGAAGTCATCCGCACCCGATCCCGAGGTCGCCTATCTTTCCCAACGACTCACTCAGGTACACGATTTCTGGCACGTGCTCACCGGCTACAATCGCGACCCGGTTGGCGAGCTCGGCGTTCTGGCTTTTGGCTGGGCGCAGATGCACAGCCTGGGCATCGGTTACCTGCTCGGGACGATTCTCATGCGCAGCACTCGCGCAACCTGGTCTGAGGGCAAGCTCGTGAGTCCACTTCTTCCCTTCATGTGGCGCGCCTATCGGGCCGGACGACGCGCACGCTTCCTGGCTCCACTGGTCCTGGAGGATCTGTTCGAGATGCCACTCGACGAAGCCCGGGGGCTGCTCGGAGTCGAACCGCTGCGGGAATCAATCTCGGCCGAAGCGCTACCGCCGATCGCGGCCCCGCTGGCTGCCGGAGCGTAGGGCCGGGGACGGTCTTCTTTGCGCGAGTATTGGATGTGTGAGATCCCGGAGTGAGTGAGCGTCCGCGAATCCTGTTCGTCGACGACGAATCTCATGTACTGGAAGGCTTGAAGCGAAATCTCCGCTCGCTGCGCGATGAGTGGGAAATGGAGTTCTTCGATGCGGCCCCCGACGCCCTGAGTCAGGTCGAAAGGGCCGGAGCCTGCGTCGTCGTGACCGACTGGATGATGCCCGGCATGGACGGTGTATCGCTCATCGAACGGCTGGTGGAGTACCGCCGCGAGAGCAATGAAAGCTGTTATGTGATCCTTCTGACCGGACGCAGCGATACCAGTTCCGTGGTCGAAGCGCTGGAAATTGGTGCGGACGACTACATTGCCAAGCCGTTTGAGCTGCGCGAAGTCATCGCCCGAATCCGAGTGGGGCTTCGCGTGGTTCAACTCGAACGGGCGCTAAGGGAAAAGAACGACCAGCTCCGACACCTGAGCCTCGTGGATCCCCTGACGGCTTTGTTCAATCGCCGTCGGGCGGATGAAGTCCTGGCGGCTGAGTACGAGCGGATGCAACGCGGCATCAGCCACTTTGGAATCGTGCTATTCGATCTGGATCACTTCAAATCGATCAACGATCGATTCGGACACGAAACCGGAGACCTCGTACTGAAGCAGGTCGCGGACTGCCTGAAAGCAGACGTCCGTCCCTATGACTCTGTCGTGCGCTGGGGCGGTGAAGAGATCCTCATCATCTGCCCGGAACTGATGGGAGAGAGGTTATTGCACGTTGCGGATCGGCACCGCCTGGCGATCGAGAACCTCTCGATCGCGACCGCACCTTCGTCGCAACACCCTTCCTCTCCGGTTCCCGTGACCGTGAGCGGTGGGTTTGCGGACACGCGCTTCTCTGGCGCGAATTCCGTCGAGGAACTCGTCGCACTCGCCGACGCCGCGCTCTACCGGGCCAAGGATTCCGGCCGCAATCGGGTGCTAGCCGCGCAGCTGGCCGAGGCCAGGCGCTAGCCTGCATTTCTTGCTCGGGCGATCAAGCGACGAAGCATTCCGCAACAATGGAGGAGTGAAATGGAGCCCGCCGAAAAACTGGCCATCTTTGCCGCGGGGATCTTCTTTCTCAACGCTCTTTTCTGCGGAGTGTGGAAGTACGCGCAGATCCGCAAGAGCGCCGACGGGCGAGCGCATCCCTATGTCGACACCGCTCACCGCGCATCTCTCCTCTACAGCTTTGCCTCGCTCTTACTCGCCCGCTTCGTGGAGGTTTCTGAATACTCCGCGACGCTCGAGTTGGTCGCTACGGGTTTCCCTCTGCTCTTCTTCGCACTGGCCATAGCGAACTACATGCTTCACGGAGCGTTGCGCGACACGGACAATGTCTTCGATTCCAGCCAGGTTCAGGCGGGGAAGGGCGCTTCCGAGTTCACCGTCATCGCCTTCATGTCGGCGCTGATCGTCGCCGAAATTGGCGGTTTCCTGGTTCTCTTCTGGGGGTTTGCGAGCGCGCAGCTCTTCTAGCTGGAGACCGCTGCTTTCGCTCTACCAGGTAAGTTCGCGCAGCATCCGATGGAGTTCTTCCTTCGGGTGTTTCCAGTTCTTCCGAAGTCAGCGCGACTTCTTTGCGGGAGGCTTCCTACGGGCTCGACGGTACGCGCAGGCGCGTACCGTACTGCATCGCCAGAAGGATCTCATCGGGGGGCAGACAGCGGGGAAAGCGCACACCACTGATCCGTGCGCCGTGAATGCTGGCACCATCGAGGTCGGCGTGAAACAGGTCGAGGCCCCGCATGTCTGCGTTGCGCATATAGGATCCGCGCAAGTTCGCATGCGAGAGATCTACCCCGCGCAGGTCGATGCTGCGGAGATCGACGTTCTCCAGATCCGGTTGCTCTTCTCCGGCGAGGCGGTTGAACTCGTCGATCTTGCCATCGACCAGGAGCAGGCGGGTTTCCGAGTTGGTGATCAGACTCATTTCAGGCTCCTCCCTCTTGGGATATCGGGCCTGGGCGGCCCACCCTTGAGACGGGCATCCCGAACCCGTGGTCCGAAGAATGGGTGGGGTGCGGATGGAGGCGGGACGGTTCAGGCTGGCTGGATGAAGTGCCCGAGCACTTCGCGAAGCTTCGCGGTATCGATCGGCTTCGAGAGGTAATGGTCCATGCCCGCGGCGAGGCAGTTTTCTCTATCTCCCTGCATGGCAGCTGCGGTCAAGGCAACGATCGGGATGTGAACTCCTGCCGGTCCTGTGACCGGATGAGCCTCGATGCTTTGAATCCGTCCAATTCCGGCATCTGGCAGTCCATCAATACAAGGTCGTGGGGAACGGATTTCACCGCCTTCACGGCTTCTCGGCCGCTGGATACCGCGTCGGTCTGGCAACCGAGGTTGGCCACGAGGGCGGTCGCTGCCTTCCGATTCACTCTGTCGCCATCCACGACCAACACTCGACCGTCGAAGCGGAGCGGGGCAGTGTCGCGGGAGCCCTTGACGGTCTGGGTGAAGTCCCGTTGTTCATCGCTCAACTCGGTCCCCATGAGCAGGTCCGTCATTCCGATCACGCCGTTCCTCGGTGTGCGATTTTCATGGCTCATACTCGCCAGGAACCCGCCCTTGGCCACGCTGCTGGCCTCCGCCTTCTTCAGGACTTCATCGAAGTACAGGGCGCGTCCTCGCAGAGCCGCAATTTCCTCCTGTCGTTCCTTCAATCATCCAGAGGAGCTCTGCAGATGGGAATCGTCCGGATCGTCCTTCCCGATGTCTCGTTCTTGGGCTCGGGTTAGAATCGCGGCTCGAGTTTCACGTCGATTCCACAACGCAGTGAGGGCTGATTTGGCTGTCTCGATTTTCAATCTCATGAATCCCGAGTTCCTGGCGAGTGAGCCGGACTGCAGCGAGATTCGTTTTACCATGCGACCGGACTTCATGATTCCCGCGGGTGTGGTTCAGGGTGGTATCGTCGCGACGATGCTCGACATGGCCATGGCGACAGCGGTCAACGGCGGGCTTTCCACGGCTTCGTTTCACTTCGAAATCATGCGACCCGTACGCGAGCGGGAAGTGACGGTGAAGGGTCGCATCGTGCGCAAGGGGCGCCGCATCATCTTTGCAGAGGCCGAGATGACCAATGATGAAGGTGCGTTACTGGCGCGAGGAACACAGACAGCGGTGCCTGTCGGTTGAACGCTCGGATTGACGAGAAGGGGGAATAAAGTGCCTGCACAGCCAACGCGACGGGTCGTCACAGGAAATGATGCAAATGGAAGATCCGTCTTCGTCCACGACGGCCCGACTCCGGGCCAACTCGATCTCGGACTCGCGATCGACGATGAAATCTGGATCGACGACCCCGCAAATCCCGATCCCCAGGCCAGGATCGATCCCGCACAGGCGCAGAAGTTTCGCCTTGAACCGCCGTCGGGCGGCTCGGTCGTGCGTGTCTTTACGTTTCTACCCGCCGGCCATGAACCCACGGATCGAGATGAATTCGCAGAACTCGTGGCGCGGGCGGCCGCGCGTTTCGATACCGGCGGGGTGATGGAAGAAGACAGCCCCGGGATGCACACCACGAAGACCATCGACTACGGCATCGTGCTGTCCGGTGAGGTTTTCCTGGAACTCGACGAAGGCGAAGCCCATCTCCGTGCGGGCGATGTGGTCGTGCAGCGCGGTACTCGCCACGCCTGGCACAATCGAGGCACGGAACCCTGTAGGATTGCGTTCATCCTGATCGGTAGTTCGAACTACCGCTGAACGACTCCCGGCCCGCTCCTCGCATTCTTGGAGCGGCCAGATCGAAAAACGCCTTCGAGTGGGGTGCCCGATCGGAGTTAAACGCAGCACCCCGCTCCGATCAGGAAGCCTTCTTCTTGGAGCCATTCTTGCGGGCCCTCTTGGCAGCTCTGTCCTTGCGCTTTGCCTTCCTGGCCTTCTTCTTGGCGTACTCTTGCTTGGCGCTCTTTTTGGCTGCTGAATCTCTCGACTTTGCCTTCGAGGCCGCCTTGTCGGCCTTGATGGCAGCTTCGGCCGCTATTTTCGCGGCGAGTCGAGCCGTCTTGGCGGCCTTCTTTGCCTTCCGGACGGCCTTTTCCGCCGCTGCAAGCAAATCGTTCGCGTTGCTATTCGCGACGACATTGGCGTCGGAATCGAGGACCATCAGGCGTCCTGTTTTCTTCCTTTTGTCCAATGACCCCTCCTGGTTTCCGTCCCGCTCAACCAACTCCCACGATGGCGGGTTTGAGGATGTGTTCATCCCGTTCGTAGAGACGGTTCGCTGGGCCCACGATCAACGGATCGGGTGGTTGAACGATTTCTTCGTCTTTGTCGGGATAGTCGAGGCTGCTGAGCATGTGTCGCATGCAGTTCACACGCGCTCGCTTCTTGTCGTCGGACTTGATGACGGCCCAGGGGGCGTCCGCAGTGTCGGTGTAGAAGAACATGGCTTCTTTGGCCTCTGTGTACTCCTCCCATTTGCCAAAGGACTGGATGTCGATCGGACTCAGCTTCCACTGCTTGAGGAGATCCTTCTTGCGCGAACGGAAGCGCCGCGCCTGTTCCTCGCGGCTGACCGAGAACCAGTACTTGAACAAGTGGATGCCATCGTTCACGAGCATGCGCTCGAGTTGCGGAGCCTGGCGCATGAACTCGAGATACTCGGCGGAACTGCAGAAACCCATCACCCTTTCCACCCCGGCCCGGTTGTACCAGGAGCGGTCGAAGAGCGCGATTTCTCCGGAAGTGGGAAGACACATCACATAGCGCTGAAAGAACCACTCACCGCGTTCTCTTTCACTCGGTTTCTCGAGTGCGTGCACGTGGGCACCGCGCGGATTCAGATGCTCCATGAAACGCTTGATCGTTCCACCTTTACCCGCCGCATCCCGACCTTCAAAAATCGCGACCACCCGCTGACCGCTCTCTTTGACCCAGTTCTGCATCTTGAGCAGCTCGATCTGGAGCAGGTGCTTGTTGGTCTCGTAATCATCGAGATCCATCTTCTTCCGGTACGGATAGGTATCGCTCAGGAAGTCCGACTTGGCCGCGCGCAAGACCTGCCCACCCGGCCGCTTCCTGTTCCGGTTTCGGCTCTTTTTCTTCGGCTTTTTCGCCACGGTGTTCCTTGTTCCAATTGGTGCGGAGCCTGGGAAAGGCGCCACTGGGAAGCTGAATCGATATCCATCAAGCCCGCAGGAATTGTGCCAGTCAGCAGGCCACGGGGGGCTCCATTCTCGCCCGGTACGGGGCCGTTCGCCTCAATCGGGCTTGGGAATGGGGATTTCTGTCTCTGTTCGGTGCGGACACCGGCCCCCGGTTCACGAGCGCTTCCGGTATGCCGATACGAGGCGCGTGGATCTCCACGGGCGAGGGGATCTGCCCCGAAAACCGACTCTCCCGAGGGAATGCCGGAAGAGTCGAAACAGGCACCTGCGGGCCGAGGTCATCGCGATGAAAGTACTGCTGGCCGACGGCTCGAGATCACACCTCGAGCACACCAAGTCCCTGGTGGAGAGCTGGGGTTTCGAAACGGTTGCAGCCGTGGATGGCGAATCGGCTCTCGAGGCGTTTCGTCGCGACTACTCTTTGCAACTGGCGATCATCGACAGGAAAATGCCAATCCTGGACGGCTTGCAGGTGATCGATCAGGTCAAACGTTCCGGGCGTTTCGTGTTCGCAGTCATGTTGACGGAGGAGACGGAAAAGGCAGACCTCGACCGGGCGTTTGCGGCAGGAGCAGACGACTACATCAACAAACCGTTTCGACCCGCCGAACTGCGCGCCCGTCTCGTGTCTGGTCAACGTCTGGTGGAAACCCAGATGCAGCTCGTGCATGCGCAAAAACTGGAAGCGATTGGCCAGCTGGCTGCGGGAATCGCGCACGAGATCAATACCCCGGCCCAGTATGTGGGGGATAACCTGGCGTTTCTCCAGCAGTCCTTCAGCGCACTTCTGGAATTGCTCGGCACCTACCGTGCGCTGCAAGCAGCTGCCGAGGCTGGCAACGTCTCGGCCGAACTGGTCGCCAAGGTGGCCGAGGCCGCCGAGGCGGCCGACATCGAGTTCCTGGAGGAAGAGATTCCCCGGGCACTCCTGCAATCGCGAGAGGGTATCAGTCGGGTCGCGAAGATCGTCCGGGCGATGAAGGAGTTTTCTCATCCCGGACTGGCGAAAAAACAACCGCTGGATCTGAACCGGGCGATCGAGAGTACGGCTACCGTGGCGCGAAACGAGTGGAAATACGTTGCGGAACTGGAAATGGAATTCGACCCGAACCTGCCACCGGTTCCCTGTCTGGCTGGGGAGTTCAACCAGGTGGTGTTGAACATTCTGGTCAATGCCGCCCAGGCGATTTCCGAAGGCTCGGACGGTCGTGAGAAGGGCCTGATCCGCATTCGGACGAACCGAGAGGGCGATGAATGGGTCGTACTCGAGGTCTCGGACGACGGGCCGGGGATGCCGGAAGAGATTCGGATCAAGGTCTTCGATCCCTTTTTCACGACCAAGGAAGTGGGCAAGGGTACGGGGCAAGGACTGGCGATTGCACGTTCCGTCGTCGTGGACAAGCACGGCGGCACGATCGAAGTGCAGAGTGCCGTTGGCCAGGGGAGCACCTTCCGCATTCGCCTGCCGCTTGGCGTTGAGGAGAACGCGGGGAGCGTCGATTGAGCCGCATTCTCTTTGTCGACGATGATCAGAGCATCCTCGACGGGTTGCGGCGAATGCTGCGTTCGCATCGCGAGGAATGGGAAATGGTTTTTGCGGGGAGTGGCCGCGAGGCACTCGAAGCTGCCGAGGCGTCTCCGTTCGACGTGCTCGTGACCGACATGAAGATGCCCGGCATGGACGGCACTGAGTTGCTCAAGTGTTTCCAGTCGCGATTTCCTGAGACCGTGCGCTTCGTACTCTCTGGCCATGCCGAACTCGAGAGCGTCATGCGAACCGTTCCGGTCGCCCATCAGTTCCTGACCAAGCCCTGCGATGCCGAGGTGCTCAAGGATGCCGTGACCCGGGCGTGCGAGCTGCGTTCTCTGCTCCGCAACGAGAGTGCAAAGCAGGTCGTCGGGACGCTGGACAGCCTGCCTTCGCGGCCAGAGACCTATGCGGCGATCCTGGAAGCGATCGCGGATCCGAACGCCGAAATGCAGCCGATCGTGGAGATCCTGAAATCCGATGTCGCGATGTCGGCGAAACTTCTGCAACTGGTGAATTCGGCCTTTTTTGGGCTCCCGCAACGCGTCGCAGATATCGGTCAAGCCACGATGTTTCTCGGACTCAATATGCTCCGAGATCTCGTACTCTCGATCGAAGTCTTCCAGCCGCCTCCCAATGCGACGGCTGCAATGGAGCATTTTCTTGCCGATCTCCAGGCGCGCTCGATGTGGACCGGACACATCGCCTCGCGGATGTTCGATGACAAGCAGATCGGCAATCAGGCGTTTACTGCCGGAATGCTTCACGACATCGGCCTGCTGGTCATGGCTACACAGCTCCCGGAAGTTCTTTCCGAAGCCATCGAAAAGTCATGCAGGATCGGCCAACCGCTGTACGTCGTTGAAGAAGAACTCAACGGTGTGAGCCATGCCGAGATCGGTGCGTATTTGTTAGGCGTCTGGGGGCTGCCTTACCCGATTCTCGAAACCGCCGCCTATCACCACCGGCCGATGGATCTTCCCCAGAGGGCTTTTGGCGAGCTCGCAGCCGTACACGTGGCGAGTTCCCTGGTGGACGCGAGAATTGGTGCGGTTGGCGAGAGTCCACGAGGCCCGATCAACCTCGCCTATCTCGACTCCCTGGGCGTTCGCGACCAGCTCGAAGATTGGGAAGCTCTGGTAGACCGGGAAATGGACTTCGTCGGAGGGGCCTAGTCTGCTGGGGCGATGTCCAGGTGCGTTGAATCGTCAGGAACCCGAGCGTCGGGGTGCCTTTTCTGCGAATCCCGCGATCCGCTTCACCAGATCGCCGAACAACTGAACGGGCAGGTCGTGTCCCATGCCTGGGATTTCCCAGAACTCGGCACCGGGGATGGCAGCGGCCGTGTCCCGGCCACCCTCCACGTGGACCAGCGGATCGTCACTTCCGTGGATCACCAGCGTGGGTACGTCTAGCTCGCGCAGCGCATCGCGACGATCTCCATGGGCCATGATCGCCGCCATCTGGCGCGCCGTGCCCTGAGGGTGGAAGGCCCGGTCGTAGTCGCGGGCCGTGTTCGCCCGCGCGCTCGCTTCATCCGAAGGAAAGCCCGGGCTGCCGATCACTGCGCGGCCCCGCAGACCGTTTTCGATCGCTTCGTCGCGCGTCTTCGGCGGCGGACCGGTGAGTACGGCCATCGCTTCGGGGGACGCCGGAGGAACCTCCGGATTTCCCGTGGTCGACATGATCGAGGTCATGCTGAGCACGCGGGCCGGATGGCGGATGGCCAGGGTCTGAACCAGCATGCCGCCCATCGACGCACCGCAGATATGTGCGCGTTCGATGCCGAGCGCATCGAGCAATCCCGCCGCATCGTCCGCCATATCGTCCAGGGTGTACGGGACCTCCGGGGTCTCGCCCGTGGCCATCGCAGTCATCATAGACAGGATGTCCGGGGCGCCGTGTTCGTCGAACCAGGTCGACAGGCCCACATCGCGATTGTCGAAGCGGATCACGTGATGGCCCTTGTCGGCCAGCATCCCACAGAAGTCGGGATCCCAGAGGGTGAGCTGGGCCCCCAGGCCCATCACCAAAAGGAGGGCCGGGTTCTCCCGACGCCCGAAGGTTTCGTATTCGATCGTGATTCCGTTGGAAGCTGTGTTGGGCATGAGTGGAATGCTATCATCGACGCTACGAAGCAGTAAATCGAGAAGTAAACCGGATAGGCAGGACAAGGCGATAGAGGGGCGATTTCTTGACGCTGTTCTCCGATCCGGAATCATCGACCGACGATCTCAAGCTTCTGGCCATCGGTGACGTTCACCTCGGGACGCGCCCTTCGAGTCTACCCGAGGGCCTCTCCGATCTCGGAGTCGATCCCCGCGCTCTCACGCCGGAAGCCGCGCTACTGGCGGCGGTTGATAGCGCCGTCGAGGAGCGCGTCGACGCAGTGCTGTTTGCCGGAGATGTCGTCGAAGATACGAACGCTCGTTTCGAAGCTCTTCGGCCGCTCGAACAGGCGGTCCGCCGCCTGCTCGCGGCCAACATCCCGGTGCTGGGCGTGGTCGGCAACCACGACGTGGAGGCTCTGCCCCGTCTCGCGGGCATGATCGAGGGTCTGGAACTTCTGGGAGAACGGGGCCGCTGGCAGTCGCGCGTGATCGACAAGGACGGTCGGCCTGCACTCGAGGTTCTGGGCTGGTCCTTTCCCGAAAAACATGTGCGCAGCAGTCCTGTCGCCGATCTCCTGCGCAAGCCGATGGCGCCTGTGCATCCGGGGATTCCGCGCATCGGTCTGCTTCACGGCGATCTGGATGCTTCGGGTGGAAGCTATGCACCCTTCACCCGTCGTGAACTCGCCGACGCGGGCCTCGATGCCTGGCTGCTGGGACATATCCACAAGCCTTCGTTGTCCGGGGCGGCCGGCACCGGTGAG encodes:
- a CDS encoding CoA transferase, producing the protein MTVTALTGVRVLDLADESAAFATRILADLGADVIKVEPPGGSRTRSRAPFLDGIPGPERSFFHLYHDANKRSVVIDRASDAGEAQFRNLVCSADVLVETAAPAQRDELRLESERLRSWNPRLIHASVPAFASDGEWADWRGNDLIAGAASGLVWVSGDVRSAPLQGSARPAYAMASLAAATGVMVALSSRDRSSSCGAHFEVSLQEAACMAAIQTATPTFWSWFGRVPGRPGLSNALRCKDGGYVGVLIRPAGFELFLDWVEEAGIETTLTPEDAHYAETGAPRRGNPVSAATLELAARYGRDAFAERAGRAQIVCLPILDFPSMETHPHYQANEQFLEVEHASLGRTLGFPRSPVDAMEQDVDLGRAPLLDEHGPEIARELASLKTGSAEPQPEPPRSAEPGPRFDPLRALAGVRVVDFCWVLAGPIGTRLLASFGADVIRVESTRHADGMRFSAGPDGKPDATLGGLFNTANAGKRSLSIDLSTERGREVVRRLVAGADVVTNNYRPGALERMGFGYESLCQIRPDIILLNLPGTHKDGPWRDRPTMGNVVMAASGFNTLMGFPDERPRGIGVAYPDFTSPYLLATTVMAALRQRERTGKGQELDLSQLSATISLLGAEWMQYRATGVQPPPAANRDANYCPHGVYPTRGEDEWCAVAIEDDAAWTRLCTQMNRSELSTDPRFATHFARKANEDELDEIVRRFSEGLDRWELAARLQADGIAASPVENLRDTFERDPQLRPHYQIVRQPVAPELDIPIDRDAIRFDGVDQRLTRAPMLGEHNEAVLCDLLDMSDEEYQQLRVDGVLV
- a CDS encoding diguanylate cyclase; amino-acid sequence: MSERPRILFVDDESHVLEGLKRNLRSLRDEWEMEFFDAAPDALSQVERAGACVVVTDWMMPGMDGVSLIERLVEYRRESNESCYVILLTGRSDTSSVVEALEIGADDYIAKPFELREVIARIRVGLRVVQLERALREKNDQLRHLSLVDPLTALFNRRRADEVLAAEYERMQRGISHFGIVLFDLDHFKSINDRFGHETGDLVLKQVADCLKADVRPYDSVVRWGGEEILIICPELMGERLLHVADRHRLAIENLSIATAPSSQHPSSPVPVTVSGGFADTRFSGANSVEELVALADAALYRAKDSGRNRVLAAQLAEARR
- a CDS encoding pentapeptide repeat-containing protein, whose translation is MSLITNSETRLLLVDGKIDEFNRLAGEEQPDLENVDLRSIDLRGVDLSHANLRGSYMRNADMRGLDLFHADLDGASIHGARISGVRFPRCLPPDEILLAMQYGTRLRVPSSP
- a CDS encoding response regulator translates to MKERQEEIAALRGRALYFDEVLKKAEASSVAKGGFLASMSHENRTPRNGVIGMTDLLMGTELSDEQRDFTQTVKGSRDTAPLRFDGRVLVVDGDRVNRKAATALVANLGCQTDAVSSGREAVKAVKSVPHDLVLMDCQMPELDGFKASRLIRSQDRQEFTSRSLP
- a CDS encoding PaaI family thioesterase codes for the protein MAVSIFNLMNPEFLASEPDCSEIRFTMRPDFMIPAGVVQGGIVATMLDMAMATAVNGGLSTASFHFEIMRPVREREVTVKGRIVRKGRRIIFAEAEMTNDEGALLARGTQTAVPVG
- a CDS encoding cupin domain-containing protein, with the translated sequence MPAQPTRRVVTGNDANGRSVFVHDGPTPGQLDLGLAIDDEIWIDDPANPDPQARIDPAQAQKFRLEPPSGGSVVRVFTFLPAGHEPTDRDEFAELVARAAARFDTGGVMEEDSPGMHTTKTIDYGIVLSGEVFLELDEGEAHLRAGDVVVQRGTRHAWHNRGTEPCRIAFILIGSSNYR
- the ppk2 gene encoding polyphosphate kinase 2; protein product: MDLDDYETNKHLLQIELLKMQNWVKESGQRVVAIFEGRDAAGKGGTIKRFMEHLNPRGAHVHALEKPSERERGEWFFQRYVMCLPTSGEIALFDRSWYNRAGVERVMGFCSSAEYLEFMRQAPQLERMLVNDGIHLFKYWFSVSREEQARRFRSRKKDLLKQWKLSPIDIQSFGKWEEYTEAKEAMFFYTDTADAPWAVIKSDDKKRARVNCMRHMLSSLDYPDKDEEIVQPPDPLIVGPANRLYERDEHILKPAIVGVG
- a CDS encoding response regulator, coding for MKVLLADGSRSHLEHTKSLVESWGFETVAAVDGESALEAFRRDYSLQLAIIDRKMPILDGLQVIDQVKRSGRFVFAVMLTEETEKADLDRAFAAGADDYINKPFRPAELRARLVSGQRLVETQMQLVHAQKLEAIGQLAAGIAHEINTPAQYVGDNLAFLQQSFSALLELLGTYRALQAAAEAGNVSAELVAKVAEAAEAADIEFLEEEIPRALLQSREGISRVAKIVRAMKEFSHPGLAKKQPLDLNRAIESTATVARNEWKYVAELEMEFDPNLPPVPCLAGEFNQVVLNILVNAAQAISEGSDGREKGLIRIRTNREGDEWVVLEVSDDGPGMPEEIRIKVFDPFFTTKEVGKGTGQGLAIARSVVVDKHGGTIEVQSAVGQGSTFRIRLPLGVEENAGSVD
- a CDS encoding HDOD domain-containing protein — encoded protein: MSRILFVDDDQSILDGLRRMLRSHREEWEMVFAGSGREALEAAEASPFDVLVTDMKMPGMDGTELLKCFQSRFPETVRFVLSGHAELESVMRTVPVAHQFLTKPCDAEVLKDAVTRACELRSLLRNESAKQVVGTLDSLPSRPETYAAILEAIADPNAEMQPIVEILKSDVAMSAKLLQLVNSAFFGLPQRVADIGQATMFLGLNMLRDLVLSIEVFQPPPNATAAMEHFLADLQARSMWTGHIASRMFDDKQIGNQAFTAGMLHDIGLLVMATQLPEVLSEAIEKSCRIGQPLYVVEEELNGVSHAEIGAYLLGVWGLPYPILETAAYHHRPMDLPQRAFGELAAVHVASSLVDARIGAVGESPRGPINLAYLDSLGVRDQLEDWEALVDREMDFVGGA